The sequence TCGGCGCGCCCTGAAGGGGCTTTCCGGAGTTCCGAAACCAAGTTGGTGTCCAGCAGATACATCAATCCTCCAACTCGGGGCAACGGTGGAATCCGGCCTCGTGTCTCGGCGACTCGAAATCGATCGGCTCCGCTTCCTCCATCCCCAGCGCAGCGGCCAGCCTGGACTGGCGCTGCACAAGACGCCGATAGTCCGCCCAAGTCAGCAACACGTGG comes from Methylomarinovum caldicuralii and encodes:
- a CDS encoding type II toxin-antitoxin system prevent-host-death family antitoxin; this encodes MPKLSSREFNHNPGKAKQSAAQGAVVITDRGRPTHVLLTWADYRRLVQRQSRLAAALGMEEAEPIDFESPRHEAGFHRCPELED